Proteins encoded within one genomic window of Spirochaetota bacterium:
- a CDS encoding site-2 protease family protein, giving the protein MNYLAVLLIIGLLILIHELGHFIAARAVGVPIEVFSVGFGPALWKKTIGGTEYRLSLVPLGGYVLPAVKDEQDYFRIPIYKRIIFSLGGPAANLLPILILFGALNILQAGFSFAGIAIEPFRQTADLIHRIFIAFGNLFAKPGNVSGIVGILHDGGKFIGGDGVNAIRLTVIISANLAIFNLLPLPVLDGGKILFCILEKISVRLRPLFVPIMVIGWLLIIGLMIYATVMDVGRLLVSYA; this is encoded by the coding sequence ATGAATTATCTGGCAGTTCTCTTAATAATCGGCCTGCTTATCTTAATCCATGAGCTGGGCCACTTCATTGCCGCCAGGGCAGTGGGAGTGCCGATCGAGGTGTTCTCCGTCGGTTTCGGGCCGGCCCTGTGGAAAAAAACCATCGGCGGCACCGAATACCGTCTCTCCCTGGTGCCGCTGGGTGGATACGTACTACCCGCCGTGAAAGACGAACAGGACTATTTCCGCATTCCCATCTACAAGCGTATTATCTTTTCCCTGGGCGGACCGGCGGCCAACCTGCTGCCGATCCTGATCCTCTTCGGCGCCCTGAACATCTTGCAGGCGGGCTTTTCATTTGCCGGCATCGCCATCGAGCCGTTCCGCCAGACAGCTGACTTGATACACAGGATTTTCATCGCCTTCGGAAACCTCTTCGCCAAGCCCGGCAATGTCTCGGGCATCGTCGGCATACTCCATGACGGGGGCAAGTTCATCGGCGGCGACGGTGTCAACGCAATACGGCTGACGGTCATCATCAGCGCAAACCTCGCGATCTTCAACCTGCTGCCGCTGCCGGTCCTCGACGGCGGGAAAATACTCTTTTGCATCCTGGAAAAGATCAGCGTCCGCCTCAGGCCGCTCTTCGTGCCGATCATGGTCATCGGATGGCTGCTGATCATCGGACTGATGATATACGCGACGGTCATGGACGTGGGCAGGCTTCTCGTCAGCTACGCCTGA
- a CDS encoding class II fructose-bisphosphate aldolase: protein MPDYSKDFLKALEVGRPPNITKLFPNSKALIVSGKVIDRAMIAKGNSISIAANVRNSFVIRGTLMAAQRANAAVILEIAKSEGGAKAYCAVNYWNMAALIDQVCNELGITVPVAIHADHYGIQNDKDLAAAKIEIPTMFEAGITSIAIDASHLTDDKNLLASIELNPLVPKWAGLETEVGEIKGKEGLSTPEEALFLIQGLNAHDIFPDWIALNNGTTHGIEESDAGIQVDLTAKIHQAIEKYKVSGAQHGTSGNSSDRLRQIAQKTRTTKANVATALQMISWGLEVNDYGNAQLDANKNFKKVKGAGVTEEMWEEMVKYATEKTLKAGDYKKLNLPFENKLTGLPADVRGRMAKGVEDFVYNMLVNVLNAKDTAPLGIDAILKANSYDLGPKAARMEDPKEWTKDRIVEKAKAFVKVQDGKDHSD from the coding sequence ATGCCTGATTATAGCAAAGATTTCTTAAAGGCCCTCGAAGTCGGGCGGCCCCCCAACATAACCAAGCTCTTCCCCAATTCGAAAGCCCTGATCGTGAGCGGCAAGGTAATCGACCGCGCCATGATAGCCAAGGGTAACTCCATCTCCATAGCCGCCAATGTCCGCAACAGCTTCGTGATCCGCGGCACCCTGATGGCCGCCCAGCGCGCCAACGCGGCCGTCATCCTGGAGATCGCCAAGTCCGAGGGCGGCGCCAAGGCCTACTGCGCGGTCAACTACTGGAACATGGCGGCCCTCATAGACCAGGTCTGCAACGAACTGGGCATCACCGTGCCCGTCGCCATCCACGCCGACCACTACGGGATCCAGAACGACAAGGACCTCGCCGCGGCCAAGATCGAGATACCGACCATGTTCGAGGCGGGCATCACGTCCATTGCGATCGACGCGTCGCACCTGACCGATGACAAGAACCTCCTGGCCAGCATCGAGCTCAATCCCCTCGTGCCCAAGTGGGCGGGCCTCGAGACGGAGGTGGGCGAGATCAAGGGCAAGGAAGGGCTGTCGACGCCGGAAGAGGCCCTCTTCCTGATCCAGGGCCTGAACGCCCATGACATCTTCCCCGACTGGATCGCCCTGAACAACGGCACCACCCACGGCATCGAGGAAAGCGACGCCGGGATACAGGTGGACCTGACCGCAAAGATCCACCAGGCCATCGAGAAATACAAGGTCTCCGGCGCCCAGCACGGCACTTCCGGGAACAGCTCGGATCGGCTCCGCCAGATCGCGCAGAAGACCAGGACCACCAAGGCCAACGTGGCCACGGCCCTGCAGATGATATCCTGGGGCCTCGAGGTGAACGACTACGGCAACGCCCAGCTGGACGCGAACAAGAATTTCAAGAAGGTGAAGGGCGCAGGCGTAACAGAGGAGATGTGGGAGGAGATGGTCAAGTACGCCACGGAGAAAACCCTGAAGGCGGGGGACTACAAAAAGCTGAACCTCCCCTTCGAGAACAAGCTCACCGGCCTGCCGGCGGACGTGCGCGGCCGCATGGCCAAGGGCGTTGAGGATTTCGTGTACAACATGCTCGTGAACGTCCTCAATGCCAAGGACACGGCGCCGCTGGGCATCGACGCCATCCTCAAGGCAAATTCCTATGACCTGGGGCCCAAGGCGGCCCGCATGGAAGACCCGAAGGAGTGGACCAAGGACAGGATCGTCGAGAAGGCGAAGGCCTTTGTCAAGGTGCAGGACGGCAAGGACCACAGCGACTAG